One Mycobacterium paraseoulense genomic window, CACGGTGTTGCCCGAGAAGTACGAGTCGAACGGCTCGTTGGCGTAGATGCCGACCTGCTGCAGGGCGCCGCGCTCCTGCATGTCGATGAAGGGGTCGCCGGCGATCTGCTCGGAGAACCGCGTGCAGCGCGCGCACAGGATGCAGCGCTCCCGGTCCAGCAGCACCTGGGCGGAGATGTTGATCGGCTTGGCGAAGGTGCGCTTGACGTCGGTGAAGCGAGAATCGGTGCGGCCGTTGGACATCGCCTGGTTCTGCAGGGGGCACTCGCCGCCCTTGTCGCACATCGGGCAGTCCAGCGGGTGGTTGATGAGCAGCAGCTCCATCACGCCGTGCTGGGCCTTGTCGGCGGCCTCCGACGTGAGCTGCGTGCGCACGACCATGTCGTCGGTGGCGACGGTGGTGCACGACGCCATCGGTTTGCGTTGCCCCTCGACCTCGACCAGGCACTGCCGGCATGCGCCGACCGGCTCGAGCAGCGGGTGGTCGCAGAACCGGGGGATCTGGATGCCCATCAACTCGGCGGCCCGGATCACCAATGTGCCCTTGGGCACGCTGATTTCGTTGCCGTCGATGGTCAGCGTCACCATGTCCGGCGGACGCACCTCGTCGCCGGTCTCGGTCTTGGCCGCCTGCGTCACGCGTTACCTCCGTTGGCCATCAGCATGGAGTCTCGGGGATCGAACGGGCATCCACCGCCTTCGACGTGGGCCACGTATTCGTCGCGGAAGTACTCGATCGACGACATGACCGGGCTGGCGGCGCCGTCGCCCAACGCGCAGAACGACTTTCCCAAGATGGTGTCGGAGATGTCCAACAGCTTGTCGATGTCCTCGCTGGTGCCCCTGCCGGTTTCCAGCCGCTCGTAGATCTGGTCCAGCCAGAAGGTGCCCTCCCGGCAGGGGGTGCACTTGCCGCACGACTCGTGCTTGTAGAAGTAGGTCCAGCGGCGCACGGCGCGCACCACGCAGGTGGTTTCGTCGAAGATCTCCAGCGCCTTGGTGCCCAGCATCGAGCCCACCCCGCCCACACCCTCGTAGTCCAGCGGCACGTCGAGGTGCTCGTCGGTGAGCAGGGGGGTGGACGACCCGCCGGGTGTCCAGAACTTGAGCCGGTGCCCGGCCCGCACCCCGCCGGCGTAGGCGAGCAACTCGCGCAGCGTGATACCCAGCGGGGCCTCGTACTGGCCGGGCTTGGCGACGTGCCCCGACAGCGAATACAGCGTGAAGCCAGGGGATTTCTCGCTGCCCATCGACCGGAACCATTCGACCCCGTTGAGGATGATGGACGGCACGCTGGCGATGGTCTCGACGTTGTTGATCACCGTCGGGCAGCCGTAGAGCCCCGCCACCGCGGGGAACGGCGGCCGCAGCCGTGGCTGGCCGCGCCGGCCTTCCAGCGAATCGAGCAGCGCCGTCTCCTCACCGCAGATGTACGCGCCGGCGCCGGCGTGCACCACCAGCTCCAGGTCGAAGCCCGAGCCGTTGATGTCGCGGCCCAGGTAACCGGCGGCGTAGGCCTCGGCCACCGCGTTCTGCAGGCGGCGCAGCACGGGCAGCACCTCCCCGCGCACGTAGATGAACGCGTGGCTGGCCCTGATCGCGTAAGCGGCGATGATGACGCCCTCGACGAGGACGTGCGGCGTCGCCAGCATCAGCGGAATGTCTTTGCACGTACCGGGTTCCGACTCGTCGGCGTTGACCACCAGGTAATGCGGCTTGGCGGCCGCGCCGGTGTCGCCCTGCGGGATGAACGACCACTTCGTCCCGGTCGAGAAGCCGGCCCCGCCGCGGCCCCGCAACCCGGAGTCCTTGACGGTGGCGATCACGTCGTCGGGCGCCATGGCCAGCGCCTTCTTCATCGCCTCGTAGCCGTCGTGACGCCGGTAGGTCTCCAGAGTCCACGACTGCGGGTCGTCCCAGAACCGGCTGATGACCGGGGTCAGCGGCGTCGCCTGTGAGTTCGTCATGACCGGCCCGCCGGGGGAGTGGGCGCGGACATGCCGTGTTCCTTGGCGACCCTCAGACCCGCCAGGGTGGCCTCACCCGCGCCGCCCTGGCCTTCGTCGGCGCGCGGGTCGGGCAGGCCGGCGAGGATGCGCGACGTCTCGCGGAAGGCGCACAGCGGGGCGCCGCGGGTGGGACGTTTTGGCTCACCGGAGCGCAGCGAGTCGACGAGGTCGCGCGCCGACTCCGGTGTCTGGTTGTCGTAGAACTCCCAGTTGACCATCACCACCGGGGCGTAGTCGCAGGCGGCGTTGCATTCGATGTGTTGCAGAGTGACCGACCCGTCGGGGGTGGTCTCGTCGTTGCCGATGCCCAAATGCTCTTTCAGGGCGTCGAATACGGCGTCGCCGCCCATGATCGCGCACAGCGTGTTGGTGCAGACGCCGACGAGGTAGTCGCCGGTGGGCCCGCGGCGGTACATCGTGTAGAAGCTCGCCACCGCCGACACCTCGGCGCCGGTGAGCCCCAGCTGCTCGCCGCAGAACTCCAAGCCGGCCGGGGTCAGGTAGGAGTCCTCGGCCTGGACCAGGTGCAGCAGCGGCAGCAGCGCGGAGCGCTTGTTGGGGTAGCGGCCGATGATCTCCTTGGCGTCGACCTCGAGCCGCGCCCGGACCTCGGGTGAATACGTTTGCGGCGCACCCTCGGTGACGAACGCGTTGGGTTCCTCCGGCGGGGGTCCGAGCCGGATGAAGACCGGCTGTCCTTGCGGGCCGGTCACCGGTCCACCCCGCCCATCACCGGGTCGATGCTGGCGACCGCGGTGATCAGGTCGGCCACCATCCCGCCCTCGCACATTGCGGCGACCGACTGCAGGTTGGTGAACGACGGGTCGCGGTAGTGCACCCGGTAGGGCCGGGTGCCGCCGTCACTCACCATGTGCACGCCCAGCTCCCCGCGCGGCGATTCCACCGCGGTGTAGACCTGGCCCGCCGGAACCCTGATGCCCTCGGTGACCAGCTTGAAGTGGTGGATCAACGCCTCCATCGAGCCGCCCATGATCTTGGCGATGTGCTCCGGTGAGTTGCCCATGCCGTCCGGGCCCACCTTCAGGTCGGCCGGCCAGGCGATCTTGCGGTCCTCGACCATGATCGGGCCCGGCTTCAACTTGTCCAGACACTGCTCGACGATCTTGATCGACTCCCACATCTCGTTGACGCGAATCATGTAGCGGCCGTAAGCATCACACGTGTCAGCGGTCATCACGTCGAATTCGTAGTTTTCGTATCCGCAGTACGGCTCGCTCTTGCGCAGATCGTGGGGCAACCCGGTGGCGCGCAGGATGGGCCCGGTGATGCCCAGCGCCATGCAGCCGGTCAGGTCGAGGTAGCCGATGTCCTGGGTGCGGGCCTTCCAGATGGCGTTCTCGTTGAGCAGATCGCCCATTTCGCGCAGCACCTGGCGCAGCGGCTCGAGGGCTTCGGCGATGTCGGTCTCCGCGCCCGGCGGCAGGTCCTGCGCGACGCCCCCGGGCCGGATGTAGGCGCTGTTCATCCGCAAACCCGAGATCTTCTCGAACAGGGTCAGGACGATCTCGCGGCCGCGGAAACCGACGAACATCGGGGTCATCGCCCCCAGTTCCATGCCGCCGGTGGCGAGTGCGACCAGATGCGAGGAGATCCGGTTGAGTTCCATCATCATCACCCGGATGACGTTGACCCGCTCCGGGATCTGATCGGTGATGCCGAGCAGCTTCTCCACGCCCAGGCAGTACGCGGTCTCGTTGAAAAACGGTGCCAGATAATCCATTCGGGTCACGAAGGTGACGCCCTGGGTCCAGTACCGGTATTCGAGGTTCTTCTCGATCCCGGTGTGCAGGTAGCCGACTCCGCAGCGGACCTCGGTGACCGTTTCCCCTTCGATCTCCAGGATCAGCCGCAGCACCCCGTGCGTGGACGGGTGCTGGGGACCCATGTTGACGACGATCCGCTCGCCGGGGTCCGCCTTGCGGGCGGCGTCGACGATCTGGTCCCAGTCCTGGCCACCGGCGACCAGCACGGTCTCCGGGCTTTCGGCGCCGCCCCCACCGTTGGTCGAGTCAGTGATTGTGCTCATCAGTTGTACGCTCTCCGCTCGTCGGGCGGGGGTATCTGGGCTCCCTTGTACTCCACCGGGATGCCGCCGAGGGGATAGTCCTTGCGTTGCGGGTGGCCATGCCAGTCGTCGGGCATCTCGATGCGGGTCAGCGACGGGTGTCCGTCGAAGATGATGCCGAAGAAGTCGTAGGTTTCGCGCTCGTGCCAGTCGCAGGTCGGATAGACCCCGTACAGCGACGGGATGTGCGGATCCTCGTCGGGCACAGCCACTTCCAGGCGGACGCGGCGATTGTGCGTGATCGACTGCAACGGGTACACCGCGTGCAGTTCGCGGCCCGTCTCGTTGGGGTAGTGCACCCCGCTGACGCCCAGGCACATCTCGAACCGCAGCTCCGGTTCGTCGCGCAGGCGCTGGGCCAGGGCCACCAGCTTGTCGCGGCGAACGTGCAGCGTCAGCTCGTCGCGGTACACCACGACTTTCTCGACCGCTTCTTCGAATTCGGCACCGCTGCCGCTCAACGCCTCGGCCAGCCGGTCCACCACGTCGTCGAAGTAGCCGCCGTAGGGCCGCGGGCTGCCGCCCGGGAGGGTGATCTGCCGCACCAGCCGCCCGTAGCCGGTGGTGTCGCCGGAATCGGAGATGCCGAACATGCCGCGGCGCACGCCGATCACCTCGCCGTCGGCGCGGGGCGGCCCACCGCCTTCGGTCGCCGCTTCCTGAGGGTCGTGATCCGGCGAGCTCATCGCAGCAGCCCGCGCATCTCGATCGTGGGCCGGGCCGACAGCGCCGCCTGCTCGGCCTCGGCGATCGCTTCTTCGCGGTTGACGCCAAGCGGCATCTGTTGAATCTTCTCGTGCAGCTTGAGGATTGCGTGCAGCAGCATCTCCGGGCGCGGCGGGCAGCCGGGCAGGTAGATGTCCACCGGGACGATGTGGTCCACGCCCTGCACGATCGCGTAGTTGTTGAACATCCCGCCGGACGACGCGCACACGCCCATGGCCAGCACCCACTTCGGCTCGCCCATCTGGTCGTAGATCTGGCGCAGCACCGGTGCCATCTTCTGGCTCACCCGCCCGGCCACGATCATCAGGTCCGCCTGTCGCGGAGTCGCCGAGAACCGCTCCATGCCGAACCGCGCGATGTCGAATCTCGGCCCGGCCGTTGCCATCATCTCGATGGCGCAGCAGGCCAACCCGAACGTCGCCGGCCACAGGGAGTTCTTGCGGACATAGCCGGCCACCTTCTCGACCGTGGACAGCAGAATCCCACCGGGCAGCTGTTCTTCGAGACCCACGTCTACCTCAATCCCACGTCAGGCCGCCGCGGCGCCACACATAGGCGTACGCCACGAAAACCGTGAGCATGAACACCACCATCTCGACCAACGCGAACGTTCCCAGCGCGTCATAACTGACCGCCCAGGGATACAAGAACACGATTTCGATGTCGAAGACGATAAACAGCATTGCGGTCAGGTAATACTTCACCGGGAACCGCTGGCCGGGCGTCGCGTGCGGGCCACTCACCGGCGTTGCGGTGGGCTCGATGCCGCACTCGTAGGGGGCCATCTTCGACCTGTTGTAGCGCGACGGGCCGGCCAGGCTCGCGATCACCACCGATCCGACGGCGAAGGCCGCGGCTATCGCTCCGAGTACCAGGATGGGTATGTAGACGTTCAACTCGCTCCAAGATCTCCTCGTACGGGTCGCCGGTGCGGCGGCCGGGCGGGGGGCCGGGCTGCTGTGACGTACCCGGGCCGCGGGCAATCACAGTGACCTCCACAACATAGCGTCGTGAAGGCGGGTGCGTTTTGTCGGGGTGGGGGTATTCGTTTCGTTTTTGTGTCGCCGCAACCGGGCGGCCCGTCGCCGCGGGTGGCCCGCGCCGGACCAACGCCGCATCGGCGCCCGCCGGCGAGCCGACGGGCGCGGTATCGACGCAGGTTAATGCGCTAGCGAGTGGGGGTGCGCAGCAGTCCGAGCACCGTGCGGCCCAGCACGATGGGATCGATGGGATGCGGCACGGCGGCCTCGGCCCGCGACCAGTTCGCCAGCCAGGCGTCGTCCGGGCGTCCGGTGAGCACCACGATCGGCGGGCACGTCGCGAGTTCGTCCTTGAGTTGTTTGGCGATTCCCATGCCGCCGGTGGGGGTGGCCTCCCCGTCCAGGATGGCCAAGTCGATGCCGCCCTCGTCCATCTGCCGCACCACCATCGGGGCGGTCGCCACCTCGAGGTAGGTCAGCTCGGGCAGGTCCGGATGCAGATGCTTGCCCAGCGCCCGGATCACTTGTTCGCGGGTTCTGGCGTTATCGCTGTAGACCAGGATCCGCAGGGCGACGCTGGATTCGGGGCTGGAGTCCGACACGGTGCAGATGCTACTGGTGTCGCACCGGCGTTACTGGGCAGCCCGCGCGAAGACGGCTTCGGCCGCCGCGGTGGCCGTCGATCCGATCATGCCGAGGCGGTTCCAGCCCAGGTCGAACTGGGTGCGGTCGATCTTGGCCTCGGCGGCGATCCGGATCGACCCGTCGTCGAGCTCGGTGATCGTGGCGGGCAGCGGCAGCGGCGCGGTGATGCCTTTGATGGTGAAGGCCGCCCGCAGCTCGGCGGCCTTGCCCTTGGTCGGCTGGACCCCGGTGACGACGACGCTGATCTCACCGAATCGCTCGACGTCGAAGAAGTCGGCCGAGCGCAGGTGTTTGTCGCGGCGGCCGATCCCGGTGTCCAGCGATGCGGCGCGGATGTCCAGGCGGCCGAAAACCGCGCCCTTGCCCGTCAGTTGGCCGTCGCCGCCGAACTCGGTGAACCGGCCCTTGACGCGCAGCAGGCCCCACATGTTGGCGATCTTGAAGGTGATC contains:
- the nuoF gene encoding NADH-quinone oxidoreductase subunit NuoF — translated: MTNSQATPLTPVISRFWDDPQSWTLETYRRHDGYEAMKKALAMAPDDVIATVKDSGLRGRGGAGFSTGTKWSFIPQGDTGAAAKPHYLVVNADESEPGTCKDIPLMLATPHVLVEGVIIAAYAIRASHAFIYVRGEVLPVLRRLQNAVAEAYAAGYLGRDINGSGFDLELVVHAGAGAYICGEETALLDSLEGRRGQPRLRPPFPAVAGLYGCPTVINNVETIASVPSIILNGVEWFRSMGSEKSPGFTLYSLSGHVAKPGQYEAPLGITLRELLAYAGGVRAGHRLKFWTPGGSSTPLLTDEHLDVPLDYEGVGGVGSMLGTKALEIFDETTCVVRAVRRWTYFYKHESCGKCTPCREGTFWLDQIYERLETGRGTSEDIDKLLDISDTILGKSFCALGDGAASPVMSSIEYFRDEYVAHVEGGGCPFDPRDSMLMANGGNA
- the nuoE gene encoding NADH-quinone oxidoreductase subunit NuoE, encoding MTGPQGQPVFIRLGPPPEEPNAFVTEGAPQTYSPEVRARLEVDAKEIIGRYPNKRSALLPLLHLVQAEDSYLTPAGLEFCGEQLGLTGAEVSAVASFYTMYRRGPTGDYLVGVCTNTLCAIMGGDAVFDALKEHLGIGNDETTPDGSVTLQHIECNAACDYAPVVMVNWEFYDNQTPESARDLVDSLRSGEPKRPTRGAPLCAFRETSRILAGLPDPRADEGQGGAGEATLAGLRVAKEHGMSAPTPPAGRS
- the nuoD gene encoding NADH dehydrogenase (quinone) subunit D, which produces MSTITDSTNGGGGAESPETVLVAGGQDWDQIVDAARKADPGERIVVNMGPQHPSTHGVLRLILEIEGETVTEVRCGVGYLHTGIEKNLEYRYWTQGVTFVTRMDYLAPFFNETAYCLGVEKLLGITDQIPERVNVIRVMMMELNRISSHLVALATGGMELGAMTPMFVGFRGREIVLTLFEKISGLRMNSAYIRPGGVAQDLPPGAETDIAEALEPLRQVLREMGDLLNENAIWKARTQDIGYLDLTGCMALGITGPILRATGLPHDLRKSEPYCGYENYEFDVMTADTCDAYGRYMIRVNEMWESIKIVEQCLDKLKPGPIMVEDRKIAWPADLKVGPDGMGNSPEHIAKIMGGSMEALIHHFKLVTEGIRVPAGQVYTAVESPRGELGVHMVSDGGTRPYRVHYRDPSFTNLQSVAAMCEGGMVADLITAVASIDPVMGGVDR
- a CDS encoding NADH-quinone oxidoreductase subunit C; translation: MSSPDHDPQEAATEGGGPPRADGEVIGVRRGMFGISDSGDTTGYGRLVRQITLPGGSPRPYGGYFDDVVDRLAEALSGSGAEFEEAVEKVVVYRDELTLHVRRDKLVALAQRLRDEPELRFEMCLGVSGVHYPNETGRELHAVYPLQSITHNRRVRLEVAVPDEDPHIPSLYGVYPTCDWHERETYDFFGIIFDGHPSLTRIEMPDDWHGHPQRKDYPLGGIPVEYKGAQIPPPDERRAYN
- a CDS encoding NuoB/complex I 20 kDa subunit family protein; protein product: MGLEEQLPGGILLSTVEKVAGYVRKNSLWPATFGLACCAIEMMATAGPRFDIARFGMERFSATPRQADLMIVAGRVSQKMAPVLRQIYDQMGEPKWVLAMGVCASSGGMFNNYAIVQGVDHIVPVDIYLPGCPPRPEMLLHAILKLHEKIQQMPLGVNREEAIAEAEQAALSARPTIEMRGLLR
- a CDS encoding NADH-quinone oxidoreductase subunit A, which encodes MNVYIPILVLGAIAAAFAVGSVVIASLAGPSRYNRSKMAPYECGIEPTATPVSGPHATPGQRFPVKYYLTAMLFIVFDIEIVFLYPWAVSYDALGTFALVEMVVFMLTVFVAYAYVWRRGGLTWD
- a CDS encoding Rv3143 family two-component system response regulator; this encodes MSDSSPESSVALRILVYSDNARTREQVIRALGKHLHPDLPELTYLEVATAPMVVRQMDEGGIDLAILDGEATPTGGMGIAKQLKDELATCPPIVVLTGRPDDAWLANWSRAEAAVPHPIDPIVLGRTVLGLLRTPTR
- a CDS encoding YceI family protein, which encodes MTTLETLLNDPDMAGVWNLVPDRSAITFKIANMWGLLRVKGRFTEFGGDGQLTGKGAVFGRLDIRAASLDTGIGRRDKHLRSADFFDVERFGEISVVVTGVQPTKGKAAELRAAFTIKGITAPLPLPATITELDDGSIRIAAEAKIDRTQFDLGWNRLGMIGSTATAAAEAVFARAAQ